In Terriglobales bacterium, the following proteins share a genomic window:
- a CDS encoding acyl-CoA dehydrogenase: MDFQFTEEQDQLKRSVREFAESEIRPHVMEWDEKSEFPLAIIKQLGKMGLMGVVFPPDYGGAGLGYVDYVIAVEELSRVDGSVGIIVAAHNSLCSNHIYVAGNEEQKQKYLPKLASGEFIGCWGLTEPGSGSDAGSARMTAVRRGRNWVLNGTKTFITNGHYADVAVIIAVTDKTTGTHGLSAFIVDKDTKGFRPGKKENKLGLRASDTAELIFEDCVIPAENLVGKEGDGFIDAMRVLDGGRISIAALSLGIAQGAFEAALKYSKERKQFGRPISDFQAIQWKLTDMATEIDAARLLTLRAASMKDAGLKTTQESSMAKLYASEVAVRCANEGVQIHGGYGFIKDYPAEKYYRDVKLCTIGEGTSEIQRLVIARQLLKSY; encoded by the coding sequence ATGGATTTTCAGTTCACAGAAGAGCAGGATCAGCTCAAGCGCTCGGTGCGGGAATTTGCCGAGTCGGAGATTCGTCCACACGTAATGGAGTGGGACGAGAAATCTGAGTTCCCCCTTGCGATCATTAAGCAACTCGGCAAAATGGGATTGATGGGCGTAGTCTTTCCGCCCGACTACGGCGGCGCCGGTCTCGGCTATGTGGACTACGTGATCGCCGTCGAGGAGCTGTCACGCGTTGATGGATCGGTAGGCATCATCGTTGCCGCCCACAATTCTCTCTGCTCGAACCATATCTATGTTGCTGGCAACGAAGAGCAGAAGCAGAAATATCTTCCTAAATTGGCATCGGGAGAATTCATCGGGTGTTGGGGGCTGACGGAGCCCGGCTCGGGCTCCGATGCGGGCAGTGCGCGCATGACGGCAGTTCGCCGCGGTCGCAATTGGGTGCTCAACGGCACGAAAACTTTCATCACCAACGGCCATTATGCAGATGTTGCGGTCATCATCGCTGTGACGGATAAGACCACCGGCACTCACGGGCTGTCCGCCTTCATCGTCGACAAAGATACGAAAGGCTTTCGTCCCGGCAAAAAAGAAAACAAGCTCGGCCTGCGTGCCAGTGACACGGCGGAATTGATTTTTGAAGATTGCGTGATTCCGGCGGAGAACCTCGTCGGAAAAGAAGGCGACGGTTTTATCGATGCCATGCGCGTTCTCGATGGTGGGCGCATCTCGATTGCGGCGCTCTCGCTAGGCATCGCACAGGGCGCATTCGAAGCCGCACTCAAATATTCAAAGGAGCGCAAGCAGTTTGGACGACCGATCAGCGATTTTCAGGCAATCCAATGGAAGCTCACCGACATGGCCACAGAAATCGACGCCGCCCGTCTGCTCACCCTTCGGGCCGCCTCGATGAAAGATGCTGGGCTGAAGACCACGCAAGAGTCTTCGATGGCCAAGTTGTACGCGAGCGAAGTTGCAGTGCGTTGCGCGAACGAAGGAGTGCAGATTCACGGTGGTTACGGCTTCATCAAAGACTATCCTGCGGAAAAGTACTATCGTGACGTAAAACTCTGCACCATCGGCGAAGGCACCAGCGAGATTCAGAGGCTAGTAATCGCCAGGCAGTTGCTGAAGAGCTACTGA